The proteins below are encoded in one region of Silene latifolia isolate original U9 population chromosome 2, ASM4854445v1, whole genome shotgun sequence:
- the LOC141641016 gene encoding uncharacterized protein LOC141641016, whose protein sequence is MFRTLGFAKCFGVDAVGVSGGLWVGWRKESRMELVMACNNFIILSVRKYNGMLWYLVLVYGAPCVSSRASVLCEIEDWIKTCKYPFLMVGDFNQVEYRSDKLSGSQRSIGAAEEFTLWKIRNELIDIPFKGPRFTWCNNRKGDMRVYERIDKAYGSKDWFSLFPNTGIKHYPIQISDHAPIEVDLNLVGTSGSKPFKLDAWVLDHEAFMERIQYAWNMEDTGSPAYRVTRKLSRVRTCVKRWTLDKRAEWGGKWNDFDQRLEHGMTLAITGGGEEEYSKVNEEVTEFARAASTFWKQCAKIKWMVEGDTCTKFFFNWVKGRTGRNHIHGAKSSDRA, encoded by the coding sequence ATGTTTAGGACACTCGGTTTTGCTAAGTGTTTTGGTGTGGATGCCGTAGGGGTTTCGGGAGGTTTATGGGTAGGATGGCGTAAGGAGTCGCGTATGGAGTTGGTAATGGCATGTAATAACTTTATCATCCTTTCAGTAAGAAAATATAATGGTATGTTATGGTACTTGGTCCTTGTCTATGGGGCACCGTGTGTGAGTTCGCGTGCTTCCGTTCTATGCGAAATTGAGGATTGGATTAAGACGTGTAAATACCCATTTCTTATGGTTGGCGATTTTAACCAAGTTGAGTATAGGAGTGATAAACTAAGTGGAAGTCAAAGGTCTATAGGGGCAGCCGAGGAGTTCACTTTATGGAAAATCCGTAATGAACTTATAGACATTCCGTTTAAGGGTCCACGGTTCACGTGGTGTAATAATAGGAAGGGAGATATGAGGGTTTACGAGCGCATAGATAAAGCTTATGGTTCTAAGGATTGGTTCTCTCTGTTCCCAAATACCGGTATTAAACATTATCCCATCCAAATATCGGATCATGCGCCGATTGAAGTGGATTTAAATCTTGTTGGAACCTCTGGAAGTAAACCTTTCAAACTGGATGCTTGGGTTTTGGACCATGAGGCGTTCATGGAAAGGATTCAATATGCTTGGAATATGGAGGATACGGGATCCCCGGCTTACCGTGTAACTAGGAAGTTATCCAGGGTTCGGACATGTGTCAAGAGATGGACATTAGATAAAAGGGCTGAATGGGGTGGAAAATGGAACGACTTTGATCAACGATTAGAACACGGCATGACTTTGGCCATCACTGGGGGTGGAGAGGAGGAGTATTCAAAAGTAAATGAGGAAGTTACCGAGTTTGCAAGAGCAGCATCGACTTTCTGGAAACAATGTGCAAAAATTAAGTGGATGGTGGAGGGGGACACTTGTACGAAATTCTTCTTCAACTGGGTGAAAGGACGCACGGGAAGGAATCATATTCACGGGGCGAAAAGTTCTGATAGGGCATGA